TTCACCCAACTCTGAACCTGTGGGCTGGATTGCAGCCTATGGGCAGGGTTACACCCCCAACTCAGGGGATGTACAAGGGCTGCAGGCGGCCTGGGAGGCTCTGCAGACCAGTGGGCGACCCATCACACCAGGTACCCTGCGCCAGCTGGCCATCACCCACCATGTGCTCTCCGGCAAGTGGCTGATTCACCTGTCACCTGGCTTCAAGCTGGACCACGCCTGGGCTGGCATTGCCCGGGCTGTAGTTGAGGGCCGTCTCCAGGTGGCCAAGGTGAGCCCACGGGCCAAAGAGGGTGGGCGCCAGGTCATCTGTGTTTACACGGACGACTTCACGGACCGCTTGGGTGTGCTGGAAGCAGATTCTGCCATTCGTGCTGCAGGCATTAAGTGCTTGCTCACTTACAAACCTGATGTCTACACCTACCTGGGCATCTACCGAGCCAACCGCTGGCACCTTTGCCCCACTCTCTATGAGAGCCGTTTCCAGCTTGGAGGCAATACCCGTGGCTCTCGAGTGCTGGACCGTGCCAACAATGTAGAACTGACCTAATGGGGCCGAGCAGGAGAGACCACCTTTTGCTTggatccttccttcttctcttccttgtccCAAGAAGGCTGAGCTCCTTAGCCCTGAGGACTCATTGGCGTGGGAACTGCCTGCACTCAGTCCCTTTGCACTTCTGCTCTCTTTGTGCAGGGCCAACTCCCACCCTCACAGGTTGGGGGCTCTGGCTCTTGGAGGGCGGGGCCCTCGGCGGCCCTCTTTGATGCTGCTCCCCACCACTGCCCAGGACCACAGCTTGGGTGCAGAGACTCGAGGAAGTCTGTCCTGGCCACCTCTGTCCCCACTATACTTAG
This genomic stretch from Mus musculus strain C57BL/6J chromosome 19, GRCm38.p6 C57BL/6J harbors:
- the AI837181 gene encoding UPF0696 protein C11orf68 homolog isoform a (isoform a is encoded by transcript variant 1), which encodes MAAAAAAVAGAGRGGGGGGGGGGAADPGQERSRARSWVGAERSEGRRMEPNEELEEEDSPGGREDGFTAEHLAAEAMAADMDPWLVFDARTTPATELDAWLAKYPPSQVTRYGDPGSPNSEPVGWIAAYGQGYTPNSGDVQGLQAAWEALQTSGRPITPGTLRQLAITHHVLSGKWLIHLSPGFKLDHAWAGIARAVVEGRLQVAKVSPRAKEGGRQVICVYTDDFTDRLGVLEADSAIRAAGIKCLLTYKPDVYTYLGIYRANRWHLCPTLYESRFQLGGNTRGSRVLDRANNVELT